The Rhinolophus ferrumequinum isolate MPI-CBG mRhiFer1 chromosome 21, mRhiFer1_v1.p, whole genome shotgun sequence region AGGGTGGGACTCGTGCTTTTAACATATTCTCTGAAACTCTTGCAAGCGTTTCCGGGCTTCTTCAAGAAACTGCTTGTGCAACATGTTTTGCTCTAAAATGTGCTGTTGAAGGTCACGGATCATGTGGCTGTGCCCGTCGTCATCAAAGTCATAGCTGTCATCGTCATCGATGATGCTGGTGGCCCGGGGGGAAGCAGGACTGAGCTCACATCCTCCTTCCTTGTCCTGGTCTGGAGAGGAGGAGGCTGTGAGATGAGCCAGACGAGCGCTTGTCTGTCCCCGCCTCTCCTGTCCTAGCTCGGGCTGGTAGCAGGCCTCCAAGCTCAAGCTCATCGCTGGCTGTTGGGTTTGTTCAGGCAACTCCAGCTGCGTTAGTCTTCTCTGCTCCATCTCCATTTTCTGCTTTTGCCTGGATGCCATCGAGCCAGCTCTGTCTGCTTGTTCTTGTGggtggagcaggagggagagcGTGTCCAGCCCAGGCACTTCGTGTCTGGACTCCGTGCTGCTCGAGACCAGAGGCTCCTCACTGACAAATGTTCCTGCCTCCGTAGACGACAGTGGACTCTCGTTCTTGAACCCGGCCTTGACCGTCCTCCGATATTTCTGGTTCTCGGGCTTGCTCAGTAGCTCTTGCAGGTCAGTTTTGGGCGGCGCCTGGTGGGCGCCCCCCTCCGCTGGACTCATGGCTTCCCCTGCGGGCACCATTGCCGTTTCCACATCGACTACCGTCTTCTCTCTCCAGGACTCAGCTCTCTGTCTGTGCATCTCTGAGAAGCCCTGTTCTTCGCCGGGGTTCTGATGCATCCCCGGCCTGGGTTCAAGGTACAAGCTCAGGTGTCTTTTCAGCTTTCTGTTTGTGTTAAACAACTCCTCGAAGGCAAACTCCAGCTCTCGCTGCCACTTGCTCTTGTCGCTGCGATGGCACGGAGATGCCTGGGGCGCGGTTTCCCTTCCTCGGGCGGAGCCGACTGGCCACAGCTGTTCCAGGCCATCCTCTTGGCCCTTGGGACTCTGATCCAGAAAGTTGTTTTTCGGGCCTTGAACAAGACAGGCAGTACTCCTGCCCTGCTGCCTCCTCCCGTCGCGGGTGAcgtctttctccctttcctccaggAGCGCGGTCTCCCCTGCAGCAGTCCAGAGCTTTCCCACATCCAGGCCTCCTCTCACCCGAGGGTCAGTGGCACGGCGGCCACTGCCGGTCTTCCTTGAAGGCCCTTGTTTCCTCTTATTCTTCTCAGGGAGGCTCGGGGGAAGATGTGGCAGGCCGGCGGCTTTGCTAGCCCCCTTCTTCTCAGCACCCAGTGCTCTCCTCTGGGGCTTGGTGTCCCAGGGCTGCAGCCTGACCGGGTCTCTTTGGGAACTCTTCTCTTCCCTGCAGGCTGCTGTCAGCTTCCTGCAGGCCCTTGGCGGCCAGGCTGCTCCTCGCCAGGCCGGCCCCTTTGAGTCAGGTTCGGGTTCCTTGGCCCATCCTCCTCCCATATTTAACAGATGTGTGAAACACAGCCTTCCCAGGCCTTGGACTCGTTGGTTTGGGGCCTCCTGCCATTCCACCCTCGACTCCTTGGCCACACGCTGGAGCGGGGGGCTTTTCCACTGCTTGAGGTCTTGTCGTCTCTGTAAAGGAAGGTCTCCTTTCTCTCTGACTTGTAGCAATGTGTGTTTTTGCCTCAAAAGCAAAGCTACGTCATTGGGACCGGGAATCCAGGGAACAGCTCTCCCTGCGTTTCTTTTCCTGTTGGAGACCTTGGCAGACATGGCTTTGGAGGGAAGCTGGTGGGAGCCAAGGGCACAGGATGAAGGCCGAGGAGCCACAGATGCCACAGCTACCCACGTGAAGCCTACAAGGGCAGGAGGACACACGCCGCAGCCTGGAGAGTAAGCAAGGGCCTGGAGACAAGGCACAGGAGCGCTGAATGGGGAGACACACTCAGACATGTCCCTCCAGCTCTCCCTCCACACCCCCCAGCCAGGGCCCATCCTGTCTCCCAATTTCTGTCTCGCACAGACCCCATAGGGCAGCTGTTTTTAAGGGGGTGTGCTTTTGCTTCCCAGGGAATacgtggcaatgtctggagacatttttcattgtcacaacTAGAGGGAGGTGCTATCGGCATCcgtgggtggaggccaggacGCTGCTCAGCATCCCGCCATGCACAGGACGGCCCCAGGTCTGCGGTCACCAGGGCGATCCGGCTCCAATGTCAATAGGGCCAAGGCCGAGATATAACAGGATTCAGGTGGGGGTGGAAGGATGCAAGCCTGGCCCTCTGGAGGGAGAGCTATTACACTTATAAATGAAAGGAGGAGGGGGCGGAGCAAGAGgagcctgagagagagagagagagagagagagagaggaagggaggggaggggaggggaggggaggggagaaggaggggggagggagggagggaaggaggggggagggacATGCATGTCTGGAACTAGAACCTACTGCAATCTCATTAGAGGGGCGGATTCTTTTTCATGACTCCCAGCTCTTTCCTCGTGTAATTATCAGAGGGGGACCCTGGCATCAGGAGGAGGCACGTGCTCTGACAGGGAAGGAGGTGTGTTTACATCAGACAGGGTGGAGTCACATCTATCGCCACTTGCAGCCAGACTGTGGCCTACAGGAGCTGCGTCCTGGACAGCTGCAGTCTGTACGGGGTGACCCTCAGCTGCCCCTTCCTGGCTTTCATTTCAGTCTGTGTGGAGCCAGGCTGAGCACCTggagcccagagtactggtgacAGTCACAAACAGCTCGTCCACTACGGAACCGCTACGTTAATCGTGCAGCCCGCCTCCGGGCACTTCTTCACAGTAACCTTAGACGGAGGGAAGGAGCTATGGTCACCTGTGGgtcacaggtggggaaactgaggcaggaagtgATTAAGAAGAACCTGGACCCGGGTCACACGAAtggcaggtggcagagcaggCCCGCTGTTTCTTGGGTCAACCACAGTGAACCTCAGCTGGTCACACTGCCGCCGGCTTTCGGGAAACTTGACCATGCAGTTAGACGCTTAGAACAGTGATGAAGGTGATGTTCTACCCGTCTGCCCAACACCATCATGagccagaggaaaaggaaagtagATACATTAAACGCCACGACTGAGACTGTGGGCAAAAGGTGCCACGGCAATTCCGTGGGGGAAAGTAGGATTGTTTTCCCCCAACAAACAGTGCTGGGACAGTTAGATAACCACATACAAAAAAGGATGAATTTAATCCCTTATCGTATACAAAATTATACACCATATGCAAagattaactccaaatggatcgcAGACCTTACTGGAAGGTCAAAAACTATAGCCACCTACTAAGAAACAGAAGTGTCTCTTCATGACCTTCCGGTAGGCAgagatttcttagatacaacCCCGAAAGCACAAGCAATGAAAGAAACAGATACACGGGGCATCATCAACACTAAAAacctttgtgcttcaaaagacatcattactaagtgaaaacacaaggcagagactggaaggaaataccTGCACATCACACAGGCGACAAAAGACTTGAATCCGGGAATACGTAAacaactcttacaactcaatcgCAAGACAAATCATCCAATTTAAAAACGGGCGAAAGTTTGAAATAGGCCTTCACCGAAGAAGGTATATATATGTACGGCTGACAAAGCACGGGAAGCCGTTCAAAGCCAacagtcatcagggaaacgcaaactGAAGCTACAAGGAGACACCACGTCACCCCCACTAGGACGGCCAACAGGAAAAAGACACGGACAAGAGTTGGTGAGGACATGGAAAgactggaaccctcacacacaACTGGTGGGGACGCAAAATAGTgcggccactttggaaaagagtttggccgtgttttttttaaaggtagagtTACGTAGGACCCAGCAATTCACTCTTAAGCATATGCCCCAGAGACATGAAAGCACATGCCACACAAAGCAACGGAGCACAAAGGAAGTGAATGAGTTTCCCAGCTCACACCGAGATCGGTTTGAATCTGGATCTCAAATGCATAAAGACTTGAGCTTTTCCCACCCCTGGGAATGGCCACAGGGGTCTCCAAACAGGTGAGGAGAGATCTGAGTAGCTGTGAATGTCTCTTAGTCTATCTTGGAAGATACCAGCACAGAATGGGGCAAACCACACCCCAAGATCGATTGCTGGGCCCGGAGCCACTGGCTCACACTCCCTGATAACCAGCAATGATTAGTAAAACCTGGACGAGCCTCTCCCACCCCGCTGCACCCGGAGCCGGGCCCACTGGGGCGGGCACCCCAGTGCTGCTAAGTGGGTTTTCCTGGAGACACGCAAATGGTTGAAAACCTAAGGCAAATGACAGCCAGCTCCACAGTTCAGGCGCTGAAGACGTTGCAGCAACTGGGGGACGGCTCCTCGCCCGCCCAGCCCATCCCCTTCCCCGGCTCTTCCATGCTGTCACCTCTAAGCCCCTTTCCACTTGCTGACGTGAGACCCGAGTGTGCTAAGCATCCTGGGCTTCTGATCTGGCTCCCCCCGAGCTGAACAGGCTGCCCTGTGCTGGCTGCCTTCCACGACTCGGGGAAATCACAGCCCCCATCCCCACAGGAGCCCCACTCAGAGCAGCCGACGGGAAGGTGGGGTGGACAGCCGCTGGGCCTCCCACAGTGCCAAGTGGACACTGGGCCCATTCTCCTCTCCCATCCTCCGTGGCCCCAGCTGGCAGAGCCAGCCCCAGGTGGCCACACCCGGGCAGTCGCTCAGACAGCTCTTAGCAGAGGCAGATCCCCTCCCTGGCCACCAGAGAAAGACCCTCCTCATGGGTAGTGGGGAAGCTCCAGACCCACTGAGTCCTTCTGCCTTCTCACTGCCCAAAGGAGACTCTAGGGCACCCCTCGCCCCTAAACAGGAACAGTGACAAATGCCACCATGAGAGGCTGGGAGGCACCCAAACTAGGGTTTCCACGTCAGATGGGCCCGAATTCCAGCTGCAGGACATCAGGTCCTGCAGTCACCCCATACGTATATGACCTCTGGTTCGCTCACGTGTTCAACAGGCCTCATGCTGCCCAGGCAGGGCGCTAAGGTGGAACACGGCAGAAGCAACGTGTGTGCCACCAAGGCCCCGCCCATGGCCAGTCTGTCTTTATGGGCCTGTCCACCACAGTGgatggtcacacagctaattagtggtggtggtgacaaAGACCCACGCCCTCCAGTTGTTGGGGTTTGCCATGATGGTGTTGCCGAATCCCCCCAGAAACCACGATGCCCACCGTGGTGGGGTCAGGAGGATGTGCACACGCCTTGTACACACGATTCCCAAGTAACCAGTGCACAGACGTCATACCCCTCGGAGGACATGGGTCTCATCAGCAAGCCTGCAAGTCTCCAGGGACAAAAGGACTCGAAGCCGCCCCTTCTCAGGTCACGAGCTGGCGGCCCTGGTGGTGATGACTGACAGCCTCACACACAGCACGTTCCTGGCTGGAACCCACCACAGTATATGATCTGCACCCCTGGGGGTGCACGAGTTCACAGACATTTAACCAAACAAGGTAACGCATGTGAAAAAAACAGGGTAAAACGGGGCTCTTCTGTGGAAGTGCCACTGATTACCACGGAGACCTGACAGACGGCACGTGGCTCAAGCTGTTCATACCCCCCACGTATCCCCTCGTGCTGTCTCGCCATCTCCCCATGGCAGGGGAGCTCCGTTTCTCTCCCCACTttctgatggggaaactgagtctcagagagggtAAACAACTTGCCTAAACGTCCTAAGTGGCATGGAACGGGCAGGTTCCTGACCCCCAGCTCCTACCCTGAAGCTGACGGCGGTCAGAGCTGGGAGCCAGGACTCCATCCTGAGCAGGGTTTGTCCTCACCTGACCTCGGACCTCCCGTGACTCCGAGAGGCGCTTAGCCCCTGGAGCTATGCGAATGGCATGGCACCTTCTGTGTACATTTACCTGTGTTCACTGAACGGACAACCTTTCCctttctgttcaaatattttacgTGAACGTTGAAAGGCAAGGTCTAGCACAATGTTTCTCGGACCTCATTAAAAGCCAGGTTCTGACTCCACAGGCCTGGGGAAGGCTGAGACTCTGATTTCTAAGGAGCTCCCAGGGGTGGGACGCTGCTGCTCCAGGGACCAGCCCTAGAAATGGGCCCTCCTCGCCGGCCTCCTGCCCCACAGCAGCTGAGCCCCTCAGTCACTGCCTCAGCCCCCCCATGAGCCTCCCCATCAggctcccaccccaacccccatgcCGGACCCCTCCTCCAGCACTGTGGCCTTCAGTGCCTTGCTCTGGTTCCAGTTCAGTGCCTTGCTGTCTGCACCAGCAAGTCTGCAAACATCGTCACCTGCATCACCATCACCTGAGTTGCTCGTTAAACGCAGATGCCAGGGCTCTGCTCCAGACTGACCCTATCCCAGCCTCtgcggcgggggaggggagggccaggACGGAGCTCAGTTAACCATCTCACCACAGTCGGCCAGGCCCGGCCTGCAGGCTTGAGGACACTCCAGCAGCTCATGCTCCCCTCACCCATCTGGGCACAGCTGCCAGGCTCCTTGCCACCAGATGCCCCCACCCAGGTCCAGCGCCATAACTGCACTCCTGCAGGTTCTTCCTCCTCAATGGACATGGACACCCCtccacccatccccacccctgcaATCCCACCCGCATTTCCCCAGCCCAGGTCTGGTCGGTCCTTCCTTCCTCCAAGGACGTCCCCGACCGCTGCAGCAACCAAAAAGGAAACTGCTCTGGCCTCGCTCCAAAGTCCCACAGACTCCACACCTGGATGACaaggtttagttttttttttttttggttttttcctttgaaacatataaaaatagatatagaaagGGTCCCAGCAGCTGGCATGGccagagagaaaacatttccttatAATTAAGgtttattctttcatatataaAGTTAATCATTTCTCTGTCTTCTGAGAGTACACAGAATAGATATAATTGACCCTTTTTGGAAAACGCTGGATCATCTTTAAGACCACAATATAGGGCATTGCTACAGGCTTTGAAGCTGTATGAGCGGGAGACATGTATAACACAAGAGTTCCTCTAAACTAAATGACCCCAGCATATTATAATGTGGGTTTTTTAAGCCGACTTTTTATAGCTTCCTATGTCCTCCTCCCTGGCTGTGACTTTGTTTGCACGTCTGAAGTAAGAATAAATAAAGTCTGGGGCACAGTCTCTCCCATGAGTCAAGTCGTGAGTGTTGGAACTGAAGCTTACCAATCCTAGAGGCAGACACCACAGCACACAATTAATTATCCACGGGGATACACAAAACCAGCTGTGGTGCTGGAAGGCGAACCTCCAGCTCAGAATTTTAACAGGCTTGAATACCTGGCCAAATCTAACAAGACAAAATGTAATGGAAACACATCTACAACTCACATGTGGGTCCCAAGGTCCAACTGTGCAAGAGCCAAGTGGGGGACTGCAGGTCCAAGGAAGTAAGGGGACGAGAAGTCTTAAGCTGGCTGAGCTACGAGTCGGCCGAGACATGTGGCCACCCAAAGAGCTCAGATGCTCTTTACCTGTGTTGATAGAAATGCCTAGAACAAGCGGGATAATGGTGGCCGTCCAGCCCTGAGCTGATCAGACTCACCTGGATGTCCCAGACCCTGGTGTGACAGGGGCACGTGGACAAGGCGTGCCAACATCCAAGAAGCACCCCCAGGACGCCCTAAGTCAAACGACATGACCTGGGAAGCACCTAGAACTATGCCTGGGTCACAGGAAGCCTCAGCAAATGTCTCAGCAGGGCCAAGATGTGTAGACAAAGGATGGAGCCCACGCACAAGGGGCTGACAGTCAGACACATGTCTAGGTACCTTTAAAAAGGTAAGAGGTGTTGATATCTACCAACATCTGATTGGACCACGTCATGGGAAAAAAGTTTCAACATCAAACGACTGAAATGCGTAGGAACGAAACCCAATAAGAAATGTAGACTAAATGAGAACTACAGCTCTACTAAATAGAGAGAATCTGAACAGTGGAGAAAGATGTGGTCTCCCCAGACAGGATCAGAAAAGGTCGAATGGTAAGGATGGAAAGGAGGGGCTGTAGCCTCAGAGCTCAggaggagaatgaaaaaaaacaaacaaaacctgtcAAAGGAAGCAAAGTCCTAAGGAACAAAGGAGGGGGGCTTGTGGGTGATAAAAGGGCTAGAACAGCATAACGTGGTAGTTAGAGAGTATTAACTGTGGTGTGACCTGGTGCAAGTTTCTTAACCCGGGATCCTCAAGTTtggtcatctgtaaaatgagcataataataGCAACACcccatgtatgtatataaatgctAGCGCTCATTACCCTTATTAACACCCAAACGCTTGGTGAACAATTTGGGGAAAAGGACAGTACTTACTGTGCGTGTCTCCAGATGACTGAACTAGACCACTGAGAACACATTACAGGAAGGCAGAAACTTGGTCGGGTGGAAAGCAGCACTTTCTACAGGGTTGTCTTGAACTCATTGGGCTGACTCGATAGGTAGTGAGACACTCATCACTGGAGGCATCCAAGCACGCCCAGACAAAACAAACATCAGAAACATTTTTACCTCAATTTCTCTGAATTCTAGCCTCTAAAAGTACACTCTATGACACCCAGTGTGGCTGCCCATAGCCTCTACTTTTGGCCACCCCCTCACTGTCAGCTAAGTTCCAGAGTGGCGGCACCCCGGGTTTGGACGGGCTGCATTGGAACACATtggggggcgggggccggggggaAGGTGGTCATGGGAGAAGGTGACTCCCAGCTAGGCCCTCAACAGGTTTTTCATCCGGCATCCTGGGGTGGGTAGGGCTTGTGACTCTCCTGATGCATAGTCAGGACCGGGACAGTTCTAGAAAGCTGAGGTGGGTAACGGCCAGTCTTGGGGGACAAGCTCAGCCTCCCCAGGTTTCCACTGTCTCCTCAACCAGCTTCACAATGACACACATGGGGCACAGACTCTTCCACACTCACGGGAGACACCAGGCTACCGGGTGGGCCGCTCACGGCGGCTTTCCTAAATGTCTCTTGACCATGTCAATCATTGCTTCCCTCAGACCTTATGGATTCCAATTCCCAGCTTAGGTCAGGGTCCCTACCAACAACAGCAGTCTTGCTGCACAATGACCTCTCTGCCCACCCCGACCCCTCCAAGCAGCCACAATCGTCCCCAACCCCATCCCACCAGCTTCCACGGCCTGTCTTTCCACATCAAAGTGTATACGGAGAGCCCCATGGAGCAGGGACTCGTAAATTAGCCTCTGAACGTGTGGCCTGGAGGCCCTGACTGGCCACTTCTAGGGTCCTCTGTGAGCCTCAGCAATAGACAGGCACAAAGAACCCCACCTCCCAGACGGGGGGCGGACACAGAACCCCAGCCCTGGCTGGTGTGCAGGGGGTCTCCCCGGGGCCCACTGACCAACGCTGGCTGGAATCGCAGCTCCCCACCTCCACCAGCAGCCCAGTGTCTGTCTGCCCAGCTGGTGAACTGTGGCAGGCTGTTGCCACGGGAACGACAGGGCTGCTGTGCTGTGAAATCAGAGGGTGAAGTCACGCTGAGCCAGCCAGAGGGCGAGCGCCAGTCAGGACACCACCAAGCACAAAAGTTCAGCTGAAGAGCTGGGGTGATAAGCAGAGAGACGGCCAACGTGCGGCACTGGCACATGGCACGCTTCTGGTGTTTACGGAGCCACGTGCCTGCAGTGAGGAAGTCCTCCCTTCTCCAGCCTGGCGGAATGGCGAGGCCCTCCTCACCAGGGTTTTCCTCTTCTGAGCTGTAGCATTTCAAGGTCATAGCTCCCTGGTGATGCTTGCCACCTCTTCTCCTGTACGGAGGGCATCTGTTCCCGTTCAGGTCAGTGGCTCCTCCAAGATGCCACTGTCCAGCTAAGCTGACTGGAGgcggtggggggggtggggggaaggtacCCTGGCCCCGGCCCCCTTTGTCACCCacacaaaataagaaacatgCCAGTCTAGGCCTCGGGGCACCCTCCACAAATCCGACCATTAAGAAATGTCATTGGGGGAGCATAACGTTGCCTCCAGGGCGTCAAACCAAGAGATCTCAGAGTTGGTTCCTTGAGAGGAGGAAGTCAACAGCAGGACTCTGGCTGAAGCGTGGGGATCTCGGGAAGGTTGTTTCAGAAGAACTGATCCTGGAACACGAACCCATCTGGGGTCTGGAAGGATTCTTGGAGAGGTCAGCTGGTCCCTGCCCCGGCACAGGCCAGAAAGAATTCCCCTCACGGGAGACCACGCCATCCACTGTTTGGGTCTCTCTTCTTGGCCCTATAGAAACCAAATCTTCTTGGCCCTATGGAAGCCTACTCCTTCCCCAGAGAATTCCCCTGATCCCTTAGCCTCTCAGAATGGTCTTGTGTACCCAACCACCAGCAAAAGGCAAGTTCGGTGCAGGGTGTGGGGAGAAATACCATGGCGACCAACAACTACAGCTTTGATGGCTTTCCACAATGTCCCACCCTCTCCAGCTTGTTTCAGATTGAAAACATTTCTCCCAAGCCCGGGCCCTCCTGACTCTGCCTTAGCAATTCCCAAAGCGCAGCTCCCATCCTCCGCATTGACTGGCTCTGCTCAACTGTCCCTTGTCCCCAGGTGCCACCAATGACACAGAACTAACCCAGCCCGAAACATCCAAGCCATACTGCTGCTGACTACAATGAGACCCATACTGGAGCaaactaactttaaaaatgatGCATACCATTCAAGTTCTTcctagaaaaattagaaaacacacacTTGCAAAAAAAAGTCTAATTTGCCCTCATTTATCTGAACATCTTCCATGGcaagaaaaaaatcccacacaTTTGGTCCGGCAGGGCATCCGGAGCAAGGATTTCTTTGACCCCTCCCCTGCGGCCGTAGTGTATAcaggtgtttcttttcttttcttttcttttttttaccagccactttattttttttattattttttttttattttttaatttattggggtgacaattgttagtaaaattacatagatttcaggtgtgcaattctgtatcacatcatccataaatcacactgtgtgttcaccacccagagtcagctccccttccatcaccatacatttgatccccctcaccctcatcccccacccccccccccttacgctctggtaaccaccaaattacgttccccagattaattttcaaaccccgtggccatcctgtggtcaccgactgccctccaatcccctcaccctcccccccaccccccacccctacaGGTGTTTCTAACACATCCCTAAGATAACCAAGGCTGAGACGAACATCCTGTGACTAAATGCTTGTGTGTGTCCTTAATTATTTCCCTCAGAAAAAATTCCTAGATGTAGAATTGCTTGATCAAAGGGGAGACTTCGAGTTAAAGCCCTTGATTGGCACTGCCAAAATGCCCTTTGAAACCACTTGGGTTCAGACAAACATACCTGTCGTCAAGCCCTTCCAAGGACAACAAGTCCTTTGGCCAGATGGAACGGAGCGACGGGAAGTCCACAACTGTGACGTCCAACCTCACTGGCAGAGACCGAGCCGGCTCCTGACACTCCTGGCACCGCCCTtcagctgcgtgaccttgggcgAATCATCAAGGGCTTCCCGTCCTGACAGGAGAGGGAAGACCCCTGCCTCACCTGCCTCACCGAGTCCTTGTGAAGTCCTTTTGCACTGAACAGCCCTAGACAACTGACGTGCTCATCTAAGAGATGCACGATTGGTGACTTTGCCCTGCTTTCCAGAATTGGTGCACAAAAAGCAAAGACCACCACAGATGTGTTCCCTCATTCCCTGTCCTGGATCCAGCGGGGTCAAGGGGCCAAGATGTCACAACTGAGAACCGGGGACTGGTGACGCCCATCACAGCTACGCTCTAACGCCATAATTCCTGAATTACTCGGCTTCTGCCTGGGCAGGCCCAGCCTACTACTCCGAGGGTTGAAGGTGAAACGCTAGGGGGGCTGGAGGGAAAAGCCCTCCGGAGAGAACTGTGTGCCCACATCCAGGAAGCCTCGTGTGCCCCACAGAACCACCTGCCACAGGGTCAACACACTCCTGAAACGGACACTCTCTGGTGAACAGAACAATCCACCACTGACCTGAAGCCCACGAATGACCCCCCAGTCCTCGCTGGTGACAAATAAGAATGCTGACTCTAGAAAGCACCCTGGACTCTAGTGCCAGTGGCCTCCATCACCTTCCCCAGTGTTAGAGTCCTGGTGGTGGGCGGTGACGAGCCTCCCTAGCCAAGGCCATCGGGAGCTCAGGTTCCATCAGGTGTGTGCAAACACTCAGGACACACCGCCTAAGAGTATCAACGCTTCAAGTCTCCAAGTCTAATGCGCTCCTGGCTTTCTCCCAACTCCTGCCCTTGCTTTCCACTCCCTCGCATGTCATGGGACGCAGGCGAGGACACAGTGGCCAGGGGAGGGTCACCCAAAGCAGCACAGTGAATTCTCAACGACCTGGAGTGACCAGCGGGTGGTAGCACGGAAACAGCAGCATGTAGACCATCCAAGGTAAGACCTCCACTTGGTGCCGGGGTGCAGGGTGATCGTAAAGTACATGTGTCCTCCTCTCATCATGTGGCTGCACTGAAAATCCCTGCGCCCTCCCTGAACTCTCGATCTGGACCGAAGGACAGCAGAGTCAAGCCAGCCTGGACTCAAGCATTTCGCAGGAGCCAAAGGGAAAACAGCGGTGGCCAGGAATGCAGAGGGAGGTTCTCCCCGCTCCACATCCATGACTTCTCATTAACGAACTCCAGGGACCGAGGCCACCGGTGCCTCAGAAGCATTGTCCAGGCTCAAAATTCTAGCTGGCGGTGGGTGGGACTGACATCTGCTGAGCCCCTTCCCTGCTTCTGCATACGTGACCCATTCACCAGAAACGTACTCAACGTCTACTATGGCACAACCCTGGGAAACTTAATCCtgtttttacagaagaggaaactgaggctcagagagaccgAGTCCGGATTCAGAACCAGCTCCAGCTGGCTCCAAAGCCTTTTGTCCTGATACCTCCcagtttgtcttttctctctaaaatgtCGGTCCATTTCCTCATTCTGTCCTCGGTTTCTTAATCAGCTGTTGAAGTGCTTTCTATCCAGCGCCTCCGATTATAATTGGGACCAGGGCACAACCTAGTGCAGTGCCCATGTACTTAGCCGAGTCCTTGAAGGTGCCCCCAACCCTGCAGGGGTTGCCAGGAAACCCATTCCTCCGCACCTCTGCTCACAGGCTCAAGAGCCCAGAAAAGACGAGAGGATTCATCTTCGAGGTCAGTTTGGAGAATGACACGCCACAGGCATCATTTCTTCTCGAGTCACCCTGCTCTGGCAAGCAGGTGGCCAGGTGAGAGGTGAGCCGGCAGCAGGAAGCACACACTTGCATGCTGGTCCTCGTGCCTCAGCCCAGGAGACGGGGAAAGTGTCCCTAAATGGCAAGAAGGAATTTAGGCTCTGCGAGCCCTCCAGTCTATGC contains the following coding sequences:
- the CEP295NL gene encoding protein DDC8 homolog, coding for MVKFPESRRQCDQLRFTVVDPRNSGPALPPAIRVTRVQALAYSPGCGVCPPALVGFTWVAVASVAPRPSSCALGSHQLPSKAMSAKVSNRKRNAGRAVPWIPGPNDVALLLRQKHTLLQVREKGDLPLQRRQDLKQWKSPPLQRVAKESRVEWQEAPNQRVQGLGRLCFTHLLNMGGGWAKEPEPDSKGPAWRGAAWPPRACRKLTAACREEKSSQRDPVRLQPWDTKPQRRALGAEKKGASKAAGLPHLPPSLPEKNKRKQGPSRKTGSGRRATDPRVRGGLDVGKLWTAAGETALLEEREKDVTRDGRRQQGRSTACLVQGPKNNFLDQSPKGQEDGLEQLWPVGSARGRETAPQASPCHRSDKSKWQRELEFAFEELFNTNRKLKRHLSLYLEPRPGMHQNPGEEQGFSEMHRQRAESWREKTVVDVETAMVPAGEAMSPAEGGAHQAPPKTDLQELLSKPENQKYRRTVKAGFKNESPLSSTEAGTFVSEEPLVSSSTESRHEVPGLDTLSLLLHPQEQADRAGSMASRQKQKMEMEQRRLTQLELPEQTQQPAMSLSLEACYQPELGQERRGQTSARLAHLTASSSPDQDKEGGCELSPASPRATSIIDDDDSYDFDDDGHSHMIRDLQQHILEQNMLHKQFLEEARKRLQEFQRIC